In Bradyrhizobium erythrophlei, a single genomic region encodes these proteins:
- a CDS encoding DUF808 domain-containing protein gives MSIGLIALFDDMVAIAKLAAASLDDAAALAAKAGIKAAGVVVDDTAITPRYILGFDAKRELPIVGKIAAGSLRNKLILLLPATLTLSYFFPWMITPLLMFGGAYLCYEGTEKIFEAIIPHQASSHETQLGTVVLSQHTLEVEKVAGAIRTDFILSAEIMAITLGTVSDESILMQAIVLALVGIGITVAVYGVVALIVKADDVGVALTKNSNGSIVGRVSHTFGRALVLGMPGFLTFLGAAGTAAMIWVGGGIMVHGLDAYGVHSVSQAISSGADAAAHALPFAAGPVKWTVMALLSGVVGLLIGAVSIPAFGFIFVPAWNLLIDNLCKR, from the coding sequence TTGAGCATTGGATTGATCGCTCTTTTCGATGATATGGTGGCTATCGCAAAGCTGGCGGCTGCCTCACTCGACGATGCCGCGGCCCTAGCTGCCAAAGCGGGGATCAAGGCGGCGGGAGTCGTCGTCGACGACACGGCAATCACGCCGCGCTATATCCTCGGATTCGATGCCAAGCGCGAATTGCCAATCGTGGGTAAGATTGCGGCAGGATCGCTTCGAAACAAGCTTATTCTCCTGCTTCCTGCCACTTTGACTCTGAGTTATTTTTTCCCTTGGATGATCACGCCGCTTCTCATGTTCGGTGGTGCTTACCTCTGCTACGAAGGGACGGAAAAGATCTTCGAAGCCATTATCCCCCATCAGGCTAGCTCCCATGAAACCCAGCTAGGAACGGTGGTGCTGAGCCAGCATACGCTTGAGGTCGAGAAAGTCGCGGGCGCAATCAGGACCGACTTCATCCTCTCAGCAGAGATCATGGCGATAACGCTGGGGACCGTTTCCGATGAGAGCATCTTGATGCAGGCAATTGTGTTGGCGCTCGTAGGAATTGGCATCACCGTTGCGGTTTATGGCGTGGTCGCGTTGATCGTGAAGGCCGACGATGTTGGCGTGGCTCTTACGAAGAACAGCAACGGCTCTATTGTTGGTCGAGTAAGCCATACATTCGGACGCGCCCTTGTTCTCGGTATGCCCGGCTTTCTGACGTTTCTCGGCGCGGCCGGGACTGCTGCTATGATATGGGTTGGGGGCGGCATCATGGTACATGGTCTCGATGCATACGGCGTGCATTCGGTCAGCCAAGCAATCAGCTCCGGTGCCGATGCAGCTGCTCATGCGCTGCCATTCGCGGCCGGTCCAGTGAAATGGACAGTTATGGCCCTCCTATCGGGGGTTGTTGGATTGCTTATCGGGGCGGTGTCGATCCCGGCATTTGGATTTATTTTCGTGCCCGCTTGGAATCTTTTGATCGATAACTTGTGCAAGCGATGA
- a CDS encoding ATP-binding protein, giving the protein MGTAAKQTVVLGRHPLASGANVISTVGVALAYFVAARLSLFLLEPADGVAVFWPAAGVSSGILIALGSAARWPVVVGVVAATIAANLLGDRNIWSSLFFAAANAADAVIIAGLIHRFFGSPFELNELRKVLALFGVTVAATSLSGIAGTIGFALFHGSTASPPVIWFHWFSSDAIGIITTAPLAIGLASLVRNVPPRREIVEGVVALAVVALLSALLVFLPNEPWTAELAIGALCPLLLWIAARLRSAFTAVATFFIAITIVWTTIFAIGVFGDLHLSVAERVLGAQVTILATSLGALVLAALFSERRLHESAILEREARLQEALRAGGVMAFDWELSTDEVRFSQNATGILGLNSQQVLRGTEWLKHIHPEDQPRAASHFDGARPDRPSHSIAFRYCRPDGGEVWLEQIAITQFDSAGKPARINGLTTDVTERKRLDEELSLARKTAELADRTKSSFLAAASHDLRQPLQTLKILQAALEHHHRSGEARKLVAGIGQSLDTMTSILSSLLDVNSLETGNLRPSVSEFSLNEIFEPLVGDVGVTAQAGGLRLRVVRSELIVRSDRRMLAEMIRNLLSNAVRYADGGRILLGCRRAGDNVRIEVWDSGVGITEDQLPHIFDEYYQGGGGADRGGFGLGLAIVKRLGEVLDHRVEVRSTVGKGTRFFIEVPRGGSGVKVPETASPVRPYNGALLGSVLVIEDEASVRSALGRLLKLRGVEATIVATATQALTLVKEEGLHPDVLLCDYNLRGSPDGMETIKQLRAALGRNVPATVMTGDTRSLTVDLISAQGISVLIKPFLADQLLEALRGQEKRG; this is encoded by the coding sequence TTGGGCACTGCCGCAAAGCAAACGGTCGTTTTGGGTCGCCACCCGCTCGCAAGCGGGGCAAACGTTATTTCGACCGTCGGAGTAGCGCTGGCCTATTTTGTCGCCGCACGTTTGAGCCTCTTCTTGCTGGAGCCAGCCGATGGTGTCGCCGTGTTCTGGCCCGCTGCGGGAGTGTCTTCGGGGATTTTGATCGCTCTTGGTTCGGCGGCTCGCTGGCCCGTCGTGGTCGGGGTAGTGGCTGCAACGATTGCGGCCAATTTGCTGGGCGATCGCAACATCTGGAGCTCTCTGTTCTTTGCTGCCGCGAACGCGGCTGACGCCGTCATCATCGCAGGCCTGATCCATCGCTTTTTCGGCTCTCCCTTCGAGTTGAACGAACTGCGAAAGGTGCTGGCATTATTCGGCGTGACTGTTGCGGCAACGAGCCTCTCCGGAATTGCCGGTACGATAGGTTTTGCGCTGTTTCACGGGTCAACGGCGTCACCGCCGGTGATCTGGTTTCACTGGTTTTCGTCTGACGCGATCGGAATCATCACGACGGCGCCGCTTGCGATTGGGCTGGCATCGTTGGTGCGCAACGTCCCGCCGCGGCGCGAGATCGTAGAAGGCGTCGTGGCGCTTGCTGTAGTGGCCCTTCTGAGTGCGTTGCTGGTTTTCTTACCCAATGAGCCCTGGACCGCGGAGCTGGCGATCGGCGCGCTCTGCCCACTTCTGCTCTGGATCGCGGCTCGCCTTCGTTCAGCGTTCACCGCGGTTGCCACGTTCTTCATTGCGATCACGATTGTCTGGACGACCATCTTCGCAATCGGCGTTTTCGGGGACTTGCACCTCTCAGTAGCGGAGCGCGTGCTCGGGGCCCAGGTTACCATCCTGGCGACCTCGCTGGGCGCCCTGGTTCTTGCGGCCTTGTTTAGCGAGCGGCGGCTGCATGAAAGTGCGATTCTGGAGAGGGAGGCCCGATTGCAGGAGGCGCTGCGGGCGGGCGGCGTTATGGCCTTCGATTGGGAGTTGTCTACCGATGAAGTACGGTTCAGCCAAAATGCAACTGGGATCCTCGGTCTCAACTCGCAACAGGTTCTCCGCGGGACTGAATGGCTGAAACATATACATCCTGAAGACCAACCGCGTGCGGCATCCCACTTCGACGGTGCTCGTCCGGACCGGCCTTCGCATTCGATCGCATTCCGCTACTGTCGGCCGGATGGGGGTGAAGTCTGGCTGGAACAGATTGCGATCACCCAGTTCGATTCTGCCGGAAAGCCCGCGCGCATCAATGGGCTCACCACGGATGTCACCGAGCGCAAACGTCTTGACGAGGAGCTTTCGCTCGCGCGGAAAACAGCAGAACTGGCCGATCGAACCAAATCGAGCTTTCTGGCCGCCGCAAGTCATGACTTGCGACAGCCATTGCAGACTCTGAAAATTCTGCAGGCAGCGCTTGAGCACCACCACCGAAGCGGCGAGGCACGCAAGCTCGTCGCAGGCATCGGTCAGTCGCTGGACACCATGACCAGCATCCTATCGAGCCTGCTCGACGTGAACAGCCTGGAAACCGGAAACCTGCGTCCATCCGTGAGCGAGTTTTCGCTGAACGAAATCTTCGAGCCGCTCGTTGGAGACGTCGGCGTCACTGCGCAGGCAGGAGGGCTCCGACTGCGCGTCGTCCGTTCCGAACTCATCGTCCGCAGCGATAGGCGTATGCTTGCGGAGATGATCCGGAACCTGTTGTCGAATGCGGTCCGGTACGCTGACGGAGGACGAATTCTGCTTGGATGCCGGCGGGCCGGCGACAATGTTCGCATCGAAGTCTGGGACAGTGGCGTCGGTATCACCGAAGATCAGCTCCCACACATATTCGATGAGTACTATCAGGGGGGCGGCGGCGCCGATCGGGGCGGCTTTGGGTTGGGCCTTGCGATCGTGAAGCGGCTCGGAGAAGTCCTCGATCACAGGGTCGAGGTTCGCTCAACCGTTGGGAAGGGTACGCGGTTTTTCATTGAGGTTCCGCGCGGTGGATCCGGTGTCAAGGTGCCGGAAACCGCGTCGCCGGTGCGCCCTTATAACGGTGCCTTGCTGGGCAGCGTTCTCGTAATCGAGGACGAGGCGTCCGTCCGCTCGGCGCTCGGGAGACTGTTGAAGTTGAGAGGGGTTGAGGCCACCATTGTTGCAACGGCGACGCAAGCTTTGACTCTGGTCAAAGAGGAGGGCCTCCACCCGGATGTGCTGCTGTGTGATTACAACCTTCGTGGCTCACCGGATGGTATGGAGACCATTAAGCAGCTGCGAGCCGCCCTTGGCCGGAACGTGCCGGCCACTGTGATGACCGGCGACACCAGATCGCTAACTGTGGACTTGATTTCGGCGCAAGGTATCTCAGTCTTGATCAAGCCCTTCTTGGCCGACCAACTTCTGGAAGCCTTAAGAGGCCAGGAGAAGCGCGGATAA
- a CDS encoding ABC transporter substrate-binding protein: MTETEIRIGNLMPYSGNLQVFGSIGKAEAAYFEMINERGGINGRQVRFISYDDKSSPVTALELTRRLVEEDNVSLVFGSFGTPGNFAVRRYLNERQVPQLFIASGDDHLSDPSLFPWTMGWQPSFREEGRIYANYIQASYPGKRIVALWQNDQVGRETIRGLEDGLGNLANMIRVDIAYDVADEHLDTHVSILKQSGAEVFVFAGAPANAAKVIRIAAGFNWHPVFILSHVASSIAMALEPAGLDNASGVITAAFLKDANDPAWKGQQASRDWQSFVDRYNRAGGKDDGAAVFGYAAAETLEQVLKQCGNDLSRENIMKQAAALKDYQGSILLPGIKINTGPWNFRPIKHLRLVQFDGRMWQPIGDVLETAFSNVDR, translated from the coding sequence GTGACCGAAACTGAGATTCGCATCGGCAATCTCATGCCTTACAGCGGGAATTTGCAGGTCTTCGGATCGATCGGAAAAGCCGAAGCAGCATATTTCGAGATGATCAACGAGCGCGGCGGGATTAATGGCCGACAGGTGCGCTTTATCTCATATGATGACAAATCCAGTCCGGTGACAGCCCTAGAGCTTACACGCCGTCTTGTCGAGGAAGACAACGTCTCGTTGGTATTCGGATCCTTCGGAACCCCGGGCAACTTTGCCGTTCGTCGATACTTGAATGAGAGGCAGGTCCCTCAACTCTTCATCGCCTCGGGAGACGATCATCTGAGCGATCCATCATTGTTTCCGTGGACAATGGGCTGGCAGCCCTCGTTTCGAGAAGAGGGGCGCATCTACGCCAACTACATACAGGCGTCCTACCCTGGAAAGAGGATTGTAGCTCTTTGGCAGAACGATCAAGTCGGTCGAGAAACTATAAGGGGGTTGGAAGACGGTCTTGGTAACCTCGCCAATATGATCAGGGTCGATATCGCGTACGACGTCGCAGATGAGCATCTGGACACGCACGTATCGATCTTGAAGCAATCAGGAGCCGAGGTTTTTGTATTTGCAGGCGCGCCCGCAAACGCGGCCAAGGTCATTCGAATAGCGGCGGGTTTCAATTGGCACCCCGTGTTCATTCTAAGCCACGTGGCGTCATCGATAGCGATGGCGCTAGAGCCGGCGGGCTTGGACAATGCTTCCGGCGTGATTACAGCCGCCTTCCTGAAGGATGCAAATGATCCGGCCTGGAAAGGTCAACAAGCCTCAAGGGACTGGCAGTCATTTGTTGACAGATATAATCGGGCCGGAGGCAAGGACGACGGCGCCGCTGTCTTCGGCTATGCGGCCGCCGAGACATTGGAGCAAGTGCTCAAGCAGTGCGGCAATGACCTATCTCGCGAGAACATCATGAAACAGGCAGCGGCCCTCAAAGACTACCAAGGCTCCATTTTGCTGCCTGGGATCAAAATCAATACTGGCCCATGGAATTTTCGGCCGATCAAGCACCTGCGACTAGTTCAATTCGACGGCCGCATGTGGCAACCAATCGGTGATGTCCTCGAAACGGCTTTCTCCAACGTCGACAGGTAA
- the fabI gene encoding enoyl-ACP reductase FabI — MDGSTNGKARLIPAVKAKLLDGKKGLVVGIANERSIAWGCAAAFRAFGADLAVTYLNDKAKKHVAPLAQALESSIVMPLDVRVPGQMEAVFDKISKERGKLDFVVHSIAFAPQDALHGRVIDVSLEGFSTTMQVSCWTFLRMAKLAEPLMKKGGTLFTMTYYGSQTVVKNYNIMGVAKAALESAVKYVSAELGPKGIRVHAISPGPLATRAASGIPEFDKLLEKAKAKAPARSLVTIEDVGAATAFLAHDAARLITGDTIYVDGGYHVVD, encoded by the coding sequence ATGGACGGCTCGACAAACGGCAAGGCCCGTCTCATACCAGCGGTCAAGGCGAAGTTGCTGGATGGAAAAAAGGGACTAGTTGTGGGGATCGCGAACGAGCGGTCGATCGCCTGGGGATGTGCCGCCGCTTTCCGCGCCTTCGGCGCCGATCTGGCCGTGACCTATCTGAACGACAAAGCTAAGAAGCACGTAGCCCCTTTGGCTCAAGCGCTAGAGTCCTCGATCGTGATGCCGCTCGATGTCCGTGTCCCCGGGCAAATGGAGGCCGTATTCGATAAAATATCAAAGGAGCGGGGCAAGCTCGACTTCGTCGTGCATTCGATTGCATTCGCTCCACAGGATGCGCTGCATGGTCGGGTTATCGACGTGTCTTTAGAAGGCTTTTCGACCACCATGCAGGTCTCTTGTTGGACGTTCCTTCGGATGGCCAAACTTGCTGAGCCTTTGATGAAGAAGGGTGGCACCCTATTCACCATGACTTATTATGGAAGCCAGACGGTGGTGAAGAATTACAACATTATGGGCGTAGCGAAAGCTGCCTTAGAAAGTGCGGTCAAATACGTATCTGCCGAACTCGGTCCAAAAGGCATTCGCGTACATGCCATCTCGCCAGGACCGCTTGCGACACGAGCTGCGTCTGGCATACCCGAGTTTGATAAATTGCTGGAAAAGGCCAAGGCGAAAGCTCCCGCGCGCAGCCTCGTAACCATCGAGGATGTCGGTGCGGCAACGGCATTCCTAGCTCATGACGCGGCTCGGCTGATCACCGGAGATACGATTTACGTTGATGGCGGATATCACGTTGTCGACTGA
- a CDS encoding formate/nitrite transporter family protein produces the protein MAEPATAPQPPIFNLQAYSPAEIKEAVEKVGVKKANLPFLASFMLAIVAGGGVGFGALYYTIVASDATLSFATTRVVGGLVFTLGLTLVLVGGAELFTGNNLIVMAWASGKVSTRTMLRNWTIVWFGNLFGALGLIVLVFFSHHLDMNDGRIALSTLNTAVGKIRPDVATLFFKGVLCNVLVCAAVWLAYAGRSVTDKMVAVVLPVSAFIAAGFEHCVANMYFLPLAWLLIQTGHVPANFDASPVTASGIIHNLVPVTLGNIVGGAGFVGAFYWAIYRATFGASPPDKK, from the coding sequence ATGGCCGAACCGGCAACCGCGCCACAGCCGCCTATCTTCAATCTGCAGGCTTACAGTCCTGCCGAAATCAAGGAGGCCGTCGAAAAGGTTGGAGTGAAGAAGGCCAATCTACCCTTTCTGGCCTCCTTCATGCTGGCGATCGTGGCAGGCGGCGGCGTCGGTTTCGGCGCGCTCTACTACACTATCGTTGCTAGCGACGCGACGCTTAGCTTCGCGACGACACGCGTCGTCGGCGGACTTGTTTTCACTCTCGGATTGACACTCGTCCTTGTCGGAGGCGCCGAACTGTTTACAGGAAATAATCTGATCGTGATGGCATGGGCAAGCGGAAAGGTGTCGACGCGCACGATGCTGCGTAACTGGACTATCGTCTGGTTCGGTAACTTGTTTGGGGCGCTTGGGCTCATTGTTCTGGTCTTCTTTTCGCATCATCTCGATATGAACGATGGTCGCATCGCGCTGTCGACTTTGAATACGGCCGTCGGGAAAATCCGTCCCGATGTGGCGACGCTTTTTTTCAAGGGCGTACTCTGCAACGTGCTCGTATGCGCGGCGGTCTGGCTTGCCTATGCGGGCCGCTCGGTCACCGACAAAATGGTTGCTGTTGTGCTGCCGGTCTCAGCCTTCATAGCCGCTGGATTCGAGCATTGCGTTGCCAACATGTATTTCCTGCCTTTGGCATGGCTGCTCATCCAGACAGGCCACGTTCCGGCGAATTTTGACGCGTCGCCTGTCACGGCGTCCGGGATCATCCACAATCTCGTCCCGGTAACGCTGGGCAATATCGTCGGGGGAGCCGGCTTTGTCGGCGCCTTTTACTGGGCAATTTATCGGGCAACGTTCGGCGCGTCGCCCCCGGACAAAAAGTAG
- a CDS encoding HdeD family acid-resistance protein, with amino-acid sequence MPIISNTVLRLSSSTDTAPLRAKWHWIVALGLIYLIAGSVALGSVVLATVASVFLVGIMMIVAGIAEIINAFQLKGWSKFLIWILLGALYVFAGFATFENPLLAAAVLTLVLGMAMIASGLVRIFLALSMKRESPWVWLLLSSLVTMLLGFLIIAHWPVSGVYALGIFLGVDLMIAGATWVSLGLALRRGNARLPARARTAG; translated from the coding sequence ATGCCGATCATATCGAACACCGTACTAAGACTTTCATCCAGTACAGACACAGCGCCATTGCGGGCCAAATGGCATTGGATAGTAGCCCTTGGCCTCATCTATCTCATCGCAGGATCTGTTGCACTGGGCAGCGTCGTATTGGCGACGGTCGCTAGTGTTTTTCTTGTTGGCATCATGATGATTGTGGCCGGCATTGCCGAGATCATCAACGCTTTCCAGCTCAAAGGCTGGAGCAAGTTCCTGATCTGGATCCTGCTCGGCGCCCTCTACGTCTTTGCAGGTTTTGCGACTTTTGAAAATCCGCTGCTTGCGGCTGCCGTGCTCACGCTGGTCCTGGGCATGGCCATGATCGCTTCCGGCCTGGTGCGGATATTCCTCGCCCTCAGTATGAAGCGCGAAAGCCCTTGGGTATGGCTCCTGCTGTCGAGCCTTGTGACCATGCTGCTCGGATTTTTGATCATCGCACACTGGCCAGTTAGTGGCGTTTACGCGCTCGGCATATTTCTGGGCGTCGACCTGATGATAGCGGGCGCGACGTGGGTCAGTCTCGGTCTTGCTCTGCGTCGCGGCAACGCCCGTCTGCCAGCGCGCGCTCGAACGGCGGGATGA
- a CDS encoding aspartate:alanine exchanger family transporter, translated as MLDLARDIIGSQPILTAFLAIGLGYLVGQISVAGFSLGVGAVLFVALAIGAFAPKAQIIGPIGLTGLIMFLYGIGILYGRQFFEGIHGSGQKYNLLALVACLAGLLVALGLGHVFGIKIGHTLGLYAGSMTSTASLQAALDVMKNKDPSIGYSIAYPFGVLGPILCIYLMTQIVKPKFPSKAQRFHMGEISVGQTFAGKRLEELTSSILADVQVTMVREGGQNFVPTPDTVLSAGDAILVVADNEAAIAKAAAQLGNLQPGVLASDRADLDYIRVFVGKASVVGIPLSSLPMPSGYPTYLLHVRRYDADLVPSPDLMLEFGDRVGVLMPPDRKEEIRRHFGDTVKAAAEFSYVSLGLGMVLGVLLGLVPIPIPGVGIVTLGIGGGPLIVALICGRLRRTGPLLWTMPLPANIVLRNFGLAMFLATVGVNAGQPFVRTVAESGFTMLFIGVAVLLTTVFVVLVVGYYVMKIPYDDLVGVASGATGNPAILVYSTKMAPTERPDIGYAMIFPSMTLVKVIAAQIVGLLATGGAGG; from the coding sequence ATGTTGGATCTTGCACGCGACATCATCGGCAGCCAGCCCATCCTGACGGCGTTTCTCGCGATCGGACTAGGCTACCTGGTTGGCCAGATCAGCGTAGCCGGGTTTTCGCTCGGGGTCGGCGCTGTACTGTTCGTCGCCCTTGCGATCGGCGCATTCGCGCCAAAGGCCCAGATCATCGGGCCTATCGGTCTGACCGGGCTGATCATGTTCCTGTACGGCATCGGCATTCTTTATGGCCGCCAATTTTTCGAAGGCATCCATGGCAGCGGCCAGAAATACAATCTGCTGGCACTCGTCGCCTGTCTCGCAGGCCTGTTGGTCGCGCTCGGACTGGGACACGTCTTCGGAATCAAGATCGGCCACACGCTTGGTCTCTATGCCGGATCGATGACGAGCACGGCGTCGCTGCAAGCGGCGCTTGACGTGATGAAGAACAAGGATCCGTCGATCGGCTATTCAATCGCTTACCCGTTTGGGGTCCTCGGCCCGATCCTGTGTATCTATCTCATGACGCAGATCGTGAAGCCGAAATTCCCCTCCAAGGCACAGCGCTTCCACATGGGCGAGATTTCGGTCGGCCAGACGTTCGCCGGAAAGAGGCTGGAAGAGCTGACGAGCAGCATCCTTGCCGACGTTCAGGTCACGATGGTCCGCGAGGGAGGGCAGAATTTTGTTCCAACACCCGACACCGTGTTGTCCGCAGGCGATGCAATTCTGGTCGTGGCAGACAATGAGGCGGCGATTGCGAAGGCAGCCGCACAGCTCGGCAACCTCCAGCCGGGCGTGCTGGCGAGCGATCGCGCTGATCTCGACTACATCCGCGTCTTTGTCGGAAAGGCGAGTGTGGTCGGCATACCGCTTTCAAGTCTTCCGATGCCATCGGGTTATCCGACATATCTGCTGCACGTTCGCCGCTACGATGCCGACCTGGTGCCGTCGCCCGACCTGATGCTCGAGTTCGGGGACAGGGTCGGTGTGTTGATGCCACCTGACCGAAAGGAAGAGATCCGGCGTCACTTCGGCGACACGGTGAAGGCAGCAGCCGAGTTCAGCTATGTATCGCTCGGATTGGGGATGGTGTTAGGCGTCCTGCTCGGGCTTGTCCCGATTCCAATCCCAGGCGTTGGAATCGTCACCCTCGGCATCGGGGGAGGGCCGCTGATCGTTGCACTCATTTGCGGCAGGCTTCGCCGTACGGGTCCTCTGCTTTGGACGATGCCGTTGCCGGCGAACATCGTTCTTCGAAACTTCGGTCTTGCGATGTTCCTGGCCACCGTAGGTGTCAACGCCGGGCAACCCTTCGTCCGTACTGTGGCTGAATCGGGTTTCACGATGCTGTTCATCGGCGTGGCTGTGCTGCTGACGACCGTGTTTGTCGTTCTGGTGGTCGGCTACTACGTCATGAAGATTCCCTATGACGACCTGGTCGGCGTTGCGTCTGGGGCCACCGGAAATCCCGCCATCCTGGTCTATTCAACCAAGATGGCGCCGACGGAACGACCCGATATCGGCTACGCCATGATCTTCCCCTCGATGACGCTGGTGAAGGTGATAGCCGCGCAGATCGTCGGACTTCTGGCCACTGGCGGCGCAGGCGGGTAG
- a CDS encoding universal stress protein: MYRHILIPTDGSELAEHGVTHGLALAKSLGAKVSVIFAVEPFSEMTGRFVEAVAKYAELRNEQATSALDRAANAAKEVGVSCKTIQVESGQPHQAIIAAAEDKGCDLIVMSSHGRSGLSMLLIGSVTNKVMAHAKTPVLVCQ; encoded by the coding sequence ATGTACCGGCATATCCTTATTCCGACAGATGGGTCGGAGCTAGCGGAGCACGGAGTGACGCACGGGTTGGCCCTGGCGAAATCTCTTGGAGCCAAGGTCTCTGTAATCTTCGCTGTGGAACCGTTTTCAGAAATGACAGGCCGCTTCGTTGAGGCAGTCGCAAAATATGCTGAGCTGCGCAACGAACAGGCCACGAGCGCTTTGGATCGCGCTGCAAATGCGGCCAAGGAAGTTGGTGTTTCCTGCAAGACGATTCAAGTGGAGAGCGGACAACCCCATCAAGCCATTATCGCGGCAGCCGAGGACAAAGGCTGCGATCTCATTGTTATGTCGTCGCATGGGCGCAGCGGGCTTTCCATGCTTCTAATCGGCAGTGTGACAAACAAGGTGATGGCGCACGCGAAAACCCCCGTGCTCGTTTGTCAGTGA